From bacterium:
TTTTTCACCTCGCCACTTAATGGCGAAAAAATATTTTTGGGGCCGAAAGAATCAATTGAGATCCAGGAATCCTTGGGCGCGGATATTATTTTCACTTTTGATGAATGCACCTCGCCGATGGCAGATTACGATTACACAAAAAAATCTCTTTCAAGAACTCATCGCTGGGCGCTTCAGTGTTTAAAAACCAAAAATCCAAAACTAAAAACTCAAAACTTGTTCGGCATTGTTCAGGGAGGGAAGTTCAAGGACTTAAGAAAAGAAAGCGCTAAATTTATCGGTTCGTTGCCTTTTGACGGGTTCGGAATCGGCGGCGAGTTCGGCGACAATAAAAAAATAATGGTTGAAATGATTGATTGGGTGATCAAGGAACTGCCTGAAGAAAAACCGAGGCATCTTTTAGGCATCGGGCGCTTGGAAGACATAGCCAAAATTATCAAGGCCGGAGTTGATACTTTTGACTGCATCGTGCCGACCCGGTACGCCCGACACGGCGCGGCCTTCACTTCCGAAGGAAAGCTTGATTTCGCCAGAATGAAATTTTTGAAAGACAAAAAGCCGCTGGATAAAAAATGTTCATGTTTTGTCTGCCAGAATTATCGCCGGAATTACATTAATCATCTTTTCCGGGCCGGCGAAATCACTGCTCTTAAACTTTTGACTTTCCATAATCTGTATTTTTTCAACAATGAGATAGCCAAAGTCCGGGAGAAAATCAAAAAGGGAAAATTTTAAATTCAGAGAGTAAAAATTGATTGATTCCGGAATTTATTTGGCTTATCATCATCTTAGATGTATGGTCAAGCCGAAATTCAAAATATTAATTAAAGAAAGTTATCTGCAGGCGATTAAAAATAGTATTGGGACTAGGATGTTCCGCAATTTTTTCATTATTGATGACAAGGGGAAAAAGCGGGATGTTTCAATGAACGGCCGCCACTCTTGCGCTTCTTTTGCTTCCTCTGTTCTAAAATTATTTTCTTTGATCACTTATCCTCACGCTACGATTGAAAGCACGATAAAAGACATGCTGAAGAACGGGTGGCACTCCACCAAAAAATTAAAACCGGGCAATGTTTTGCTTTGGGAAAAAAAAGAAGGAAATAAACATATGGGGTTTTTTATCGGTGGTAAAAAAGCCGTCAGCAACGCCTTTTTCTATTATAGAAGCAGGACTCCGATAGCTCATCATTTCACTTACGGGAAAACCGGTGATAACCAGCCCAGGCGAAGAATTGAAAAAATTTTTACTCACAAAATACTGGAATGAAATTCAAAGAAAAGGAAATCAAAATTTTAGAAGGAATTCTTAAAAAATTTTTATACAAAAAGCGGCAGAGCCGGAAGAAAATTATCTTGATGGATTATCGGGTTTTTTTGTCTTCGTTGAGTCCGGCAGAAAGGAAATTAATCAGGAAAATCCAGAATATTGATATATCAAAATACGGCAAAAAAACACCTTTTTACGGCACAAAACCCGTTTCTGAGAATTTAGTCATGATTAGGGGGCAAAAATATAAAAATAAGACGAAAGTTAATTATCTCCCCGTGGTTTTTTTACCCAAAAGCGTTTATCAGGCATTTAAAAAAATGAATCAATCCCTTAAAAAGGAAACGGGAAAATTACTTTTAATAAATTCGGGATATCGTTCGCCTGCTTATCAGATGTTGATTTTACTTCATATTTTAAAGAAGAATGACTGGAAAATAAAAAAAACCGTTAAAGACGTTGTTTTACCCGGCTACAGCGAGCACGGCTATCCGCAAAAACAAGCCATAGATTTTACCACCGCCGGAATTTTGAAAAAAAAGAACAAAGATTTTTCTCAAACGAAAGAATATCAATGGCTGGAAAAAAACGCGTCTAAATTCGGTTTTTATTTGTCTTTCCCGAAAAATAATAAAGTTGGGGTTAAATTCGAACCCTGGCACTGGCGTTATGAAAAATAATTCCAGTCCGAGAAAATTTTAATTTTAGTTGAGTTATGCGAAATGAAATTTTTCGGGTAAAAATCCATTGACAATAAATTTTTGTTGCTTCATTATTAATAAATATAAATGAACAATAACTTAAATCATTCCGCGGAATCAAAAAAATTTTTATTCGTGTCTCTGGAAAGTTTGAGCGGCGATTTGGCCTGGCAATTAAGCAAGGAAGGCCACGTCGTTAAATCTTATATCAAAGCTAAAAGTGATGCTGATGTTTATCTTGGCTTTATAGAAAGGGTTGATGCCTGGGAGCCGCACATAGACTGGGCTGATGTCATTATTTTTGACGATGTTGAGTTTGGGCCGGTAGCCGATAAATTGCGGCGCAAGGGCAAGCTGGTAATCGGAGGCAGTATTTATACGGACCGGCTGGAAATGGACCGAGAGTTTGGTCAATTAGAAATGAGAAAACATGGGATTAATATTCTACCTCAATGGCAGTTTTCCAATTACGACGAAGCCATTGAATTTATCAGGAATAACCCCGAACGTTATGTATTCAAGCCCAGCGGCAACACTCCTTCCGGCGGCAAGGGTCTTTTATTTTTGGGTGAAGAAGAAGACGGTAAGGATATTTTGGAATTATTGGAGCGCAACAAAGAAATTTGGAAAAAGAAAGCTCCGGTTTTCCAACTGCAAAAATACGTTTCGGGAGTGGAGGTGGCGACTGGCGCTTTTTTCAACGGCAAAGATTTTATCATGCCCATTAATATTAATTTTGAACATAAAAAGATTTTTCCCGGCGACATCGGTCCGATGGCCGGCGAAATGGGCACTTTGATGTTCTGGAGCCGGCCGAATAATTTATTCAGAATGACTTTGGAAAAAATGAAACCGGCTTTGGCGGAATCCGGCTACATTGGCTATATTGACATAAATTGTATTGCCAATAGTAGGGGAGTTTATCCCTTGGAATTTACCTGCCGGTTCGGTTACCCGACTATTCCCATTCAGCTGGAAGGGATAGCTATGCCGACGGGAGAATGGTTATCAAAATTAGTCAAAGGCGAAAATTTTGAATTGAGAACCAAGCGGGGGTTTCAGATCGGAGTGAGAATTCTGGCGCCGACTTATTTCGCCAAAAATGACCGTGAACTGATAGAAACGTTCCGGGACGTGCCGATACTTTTTAAAAAATCGGACAATTTAGAGGGCGTGCATATTGAAGACATTAAAAACGTGAATGGCGTCTGGCGTATTGCCGGCGAGTCGGGCTGTTTGCTGGTAATTACCGGCTCCGGCAGCACAGTGGTTGAAGCCCGGGAGCAGGTCTATTCGCGCATTAAGAATATTATGATCCAAAATATGGCTTATCGCACCGACATCGGCGTCAAATGGAGCACGGAGAGCGATAAACTGCAGACTTGGGGTTATTTGTATTAAATCGTCCCGACCTTTCTTAATTTTATATGGCGGCGATGACGGATAAATATGATAAATAAAAGAAAAGATAAGTCCGTAAAGTTGAAATTTGACCAGAAATATTTCAGTTCGGGGTCTTATAAAAACTATAAAAAAGAAGTCGACAGGTGGGTGCCGTATGTTGCCTGGAAAATCAGTAAAATTGTCAGAAAATTACCGGCCAAAGCGCTGGACGTGGGTTGCGCTCACGGTTATTTGATAGCTGAATTGCAAAATAAACATAATTTTTCGGTTTCGGGAATCGACCCTTCTTTATTCGCAATCAAGAACTCCGAACCGTCCGTCAGGAAAAAAATCAGCCGGGGAAATATTTTGGATTTGCCGTTTGGAAAAAATAAATTTGATGTCGTTATCTGCCTTGGTGTGATAAATTATTTGAAGAGTAGCGACGAAACTTTTGCCGCGATAAAAAATTTAGTAAACGTTTCAAAAAAATATATTTTTTTTGATGCCATCTTTAAAAATTCTTGGACGGCCAGCCAAAAACATAATCCTGATAAATTAAGAAATAGCGCGCTTTCTAAAAAAGAATATGTTGATATTTTCCGAAAAAACGGGGTCAAGCTCGCGCAAATTTTTGACGGAAGGAACGGCGGGACGATTCTGGTTTTTGAAAAATATTTAAAAAGCTGATTCAAGCCAAGATTCAATAAAATGGCTATCTTAAAATCATCTCAAAAACCCATTATCGGCATTATCGGCGGCACCAGTCAATTCGGCCAATGGTTTAAGTCCTTTTTTGAAATCAATGGTTTAAAAGTTTTAATCGCCAGCCGGAAAACCGACTTAACCTCCGTTGAATTAGCCAAAACCGCAGATATTGTCATAGTTTCTGTGCCCTTAAGAGCGACTCTCGGAGTAATAAAAGAAATCAGAAAATATCTTCATCCGGACGCGCTTTTGGCGGATTTTACTTCGCTTAAAGAAAAATCTTTGAAAGAAATGATGAAAGCCGGTTGCGGCGTTTTGGGTATTCATCCGCTTTTCGGGCCTTTATCGCCTTCAATTAAAAATCAGCTAATTGTTTTTTGTCTTGGCCGTCAAAATCGTTGGGTTGATTACTTGAAAAATATTTTTGAAAAAAACGGCGCTAAAGTGATTTTTACCACTTCCGAGGAACACGACCAACAAATGGCGATAATCCAGGCCTTAACGCATTTTACCAATATAGTTTTGGCGCGAACCATCCAAAAAGAAAAGCTATCGATTCTTGACGCCTACGCCACTCCCGTTTTCCGGCTTCAAAGTATTTTAATGGGAAGAATTTTAGGGTCTAATCCGGAACTTTACGCGGAATTAGAAATGGAAAATCCATTTTTTTTGAAAATTTTAAGGGAATTTTTCTCGGAAAGCCGTCGTCTCGGGTTATTGGTTAAAAACAAGGATTATCGGAAATTCATTAAAATTTTCAGCCAAACAGCAGATTCTATGAAGAATTTTATTCCCATAGCCCAGCTAAAATCAACAGAAATCATTTCTTTGATAGAACATCAGCCGATTGAAATTAAAAAGCAAAAAAGAATATTTAATCTTAAAGCGAAAAAGAATATAAAACTCGCTTTTTTAGGCCCGGAAGGCACTTATTCTCACAGAGCGGCTTTGGATGTTTTCCCGAATAAGACCGATTTAATCGCTTGTCCGACTATAGCTAAAATTTTTGAAATTATTAATAGCGGCGAATTTGATTTTGGCATAGTACCGGCCGAGAATTCTTCCGAAGGAATTATTGAAGAAACTTTGGACAATCTTATTGATTATCCTCTTTCCGTGCTTGGTTCTTATAATTTGGATATCCATCATTGTCTTTTAGGGAGAACCGATAATTTCGGAAAAATTAAGACAATCAAGTCTCATTTTCAGCCGTTAGCCCAATGTAAGAATTGGTTGAGCAAAAATTTTCCTCAAGCGATTTTAGAAACTACTTCCAGTTCTACCCAGGCCATTCTTTCAACCAATGATCTTGGCACAGCTTTTATCGCCAGCCGGGAAGCGGCCAAAAAATACGGGCTGAAAATTTTAGCCGAAAATATTGAAGACAAAAAATCCAATACGACTCAATTTTACGTTTTATCAAAAAGCGTATACCCGGAAATAAGCCGGCAACTGAAAGCCAAAAAAACTCTAATTTTAATTGCGGTTTATGACCGGCCGGGCGTTTTAAGAGATATTTTAAATTCTTTCGCTAGCCGGGAAATAAACTTGTCTAAACTTCATTCCCGGCCCAGCGCGGTCGGCCGCTGGAATTACTATTTTTTCTTGGAGGTTGAGGCGCTACCGGAAAATAAAAATTTGAAAGAAGCGCTTAAGGGAATTAAAAAATATTGCGCCGTGCTTAGAATTTTAGGCGTTTCTTAAAATTATGCCTGAAGAATTGGAAAATTTGAGAAAAAAAATAGACAAAATCGACTTTAGAATTTTACAAAATTTAGCCGAAAGGTTCGCATTGGTTTTGAAAGTCGCCGAATGTAAGGTCAAAAACAACCTGCCGATTTTTGCCGTGGAAAGGGAGAAAAAAATGATAGAAATAAGAAAAATTTTGGCTAAAAAATATAAATTAGACGAATCAATGGTTAAGAGGTTATTTAAGTTGATTCTTAAAACCTCGCGCTCTAAACAAAAAAATGCTCATTAAAATTAATCCCAAAAATCCGGATAGAAAAATTATCCGGAAAGTCGCCAAGATTATCAAAAAAGGCGGGCTGGTGATTTTTCCGACTGATACCGTTTACGGTTTTTTGGCGAACGCGAGAAACGAAAAGGCGGTCGGGCAAATCTTTAAAATAAAAAAACGGCCCAAAACAAAACCCCTCGCTATTTTCGTTAAAGACCTGAAAATGGCCAAGAAATACGCTTTTGTTAATGAAAAACAGGAAAAATTTCTGAAGAAAAACTGGCCGGGGAAAATAACGGTAATTTTGAAATCAAAAAATAATCTGCCGAAAGGATTGGCGGCGAAAAATAAAACAACAGGCATAAGGATTCCCGATTATAAATTAATCTATTTGCTTTTTGAAAAAATAGATTTTCCGCTTGCCCAGACC
This genomic window contains:
- the tgt gene encoding tRNA guanosine(34) transglycosylase Tgt — translated: MLEFKILKKSKISRARLGMLKTSHGIVETPCLVPVATQAVVKTLTSEEVEQTKSQILIANTFHLHLKPGEEIVKSAGGLHKFMNWPKPLMTDSGGFQVFSLGFGRDFGTGKILKEKSNLFIKKGQQPKLLKITGDGVFFTSPLNGEKIFLGPKESIEIQESLGADIIFTFDECTSPMADYDYTKKSLSRTHRWALQCLKTKNPKLKTQNLFGIVQGGKFKDLRKESAKFIGSLPFDGFGIGGEFGDNKKIMVEMIDWVIKELPEEKPRHLLGIGRLEDIAKIIKAGVDTFDCIVPTRYARHGAAFTSEGKLDFARMKFLKDKKPLDKKCSCFVCQNYRRNYINHLFRAGEITALKLLTFHNLYFFNNEIAKVREKIKKGKF
- a CDS encoding D-alanyl-D-alanine carboxypeptidase family protein, whose protein sequence is MKFKEKEIKILEGILKKFLYKKRQSRKKIILMDYRVFLSSLSPAERKLIRKIQNIDISKYGKKTPFYGTKPVSENLVMIRGQKYKNKTKVNYLPVVFLPKSVYQAFKKMNQSLKKETGKLLLINSGYRSPAYQMLILLHILKKNDWKIKKTVKDVVLPGYSEHGYPQKQAIDFTTAGILKKKNKDFSQTKEYQWLEKNASKFGFYLSFPKNNKVGVKFEPWHWRYEK
- a CDS encoding phosphoribosylamine--glycine ligase codes for the protein MNNNLNHSAESKKFLFVSLESLSGDLAWQLSKEGHVVKSYIKAKSDADVYLGFIERVDAWEPHIDWADVIIFDDVEFGPVADKLRRKGKLVIGGSIYTDRLEMDREFGQLEMRKHGINILPQWQFSNYDEAIEFIRNNPERYVFKPSGNTPSGGKGLLFLGEEEDGKDILELLERNKEIWKKKAPVFQLQKYVSGVEVATGAFFNGKDFIMPININFEHKKIFPGDIGPMAGEMGTLMFWSRPNNLFRMTLEKMKPALAESGYIGYIDINCIANSRGVYPLEFTCRFGYPTIPIQLEGIAMPTGEWLSKLVKGENFELRTKRGFQIGVRILAPTYFAKNDRELIETFRDVPILFKKSDNLEGVHIEDIKNVNGVWRIAGESGCLLVITGSGSTVVEAREQVYSRIKNIMIQNMAYRTDIGVKWSTESDKLQTWGYLY
- a CDS encoding class I SAM-dependent methyltransferase: MINKRKDKSVKLKFDQKYFSSGSYKNYKKEVDRWVPYVAWKISKIVRKLPAKALDVGCAHGYLIAELQNKHNFSVSGIDPSLFAIKNSEPSVRKKISRGNILDLPFGKNKFDVVICLGVINYLKSSDETFAAIKNLVNVSKKYIFFDAIFKNSWTASQKHNPDKLRNSALSKKEYVDIFRKNGVKLAQIFDGRNGGTILVFEKYLKS
- the pheA gene encoding prephenate dehydratase, whose product is MAILKSSQKPIIGIIGGTSQFGQWFKSFFEINGLKVLIASRKTDLTSVELAKTADIVIVSVPLRATLGVIKEIRKYLHPDALLADFTSLKEKSLKEMMKAGCGVLGIHPLFGPLSPSIKNQLIVFCLGRQNRWVDYLKNIFEKNGAKVIFTTSEEHDQQMAIIQALTHFTNIVLARTIQKEKLSILDAYATPVFRLQSILMGRILGSNPELYAELEMENPFFLKILREFFSESRRLGLLVKNKDYRKFIKIFSQTADSMKNFIPIAQLKSTEIISLIEHQPIEIKKQKRIFNLKAKKNIKLAFLGPEGTYSHRAALDVFPNKTDLIACPTIAKIFEIINSGEFDFGIVPAENSSEGIIEETLDNLIDYPLSVLGSYNLDIHHCLLGRTDNFGKIKTIKSHFQPLAQCKNWLSKNFPQAILETTSSSTQAILSTNDLGTAFIASREAAKKYGLKILAENIEDKKSNTTQFYVLSKSVYPEISRQLKAKKTLILIAVYDRPGVLRDILNSFASREINLSKLHSRPSAVGRWNYYFFLEVEALPENKNLKEALKGIKKYCAVLRILGVS
- a CDS encoding chorismate mutase; the protein is MPEELENLRKKIDKIDFRILQNLAERFALVLKVAECKVKNNLPIFAVEREKKMIEIRKILAKKYKLDESMVKRLFKLILKTSRSKQKNAH
- a CDS encoding L-threonylcarbamoyladenylate synthase — its product is MLIKINPKNPDRKIIRKVAKIIKKGGLVIFPTDTVYGFLANARNEKAVGQIFKIKKRPKTKPLAIFVKDLKMAKKYAFVNEKQEKFLKKNWPGKITVILKSKNNLPKGLAAKNKTTGIRIPDYKLIYLLFEKIDFPLAQTSANISGGEATTKIREVLRQFASKRIKPDLIIDAGNLPKNKPSKIIDLTKEKPLTIRF